Part of the Deltaproteobacteria bacterium genome, GCGTCCAAAGATTTTTCCAGGAATATCTCGGAAAGACTGAAAATAAAAACCAACCTGAGATTCCGGATCGATCTGGTCGCCCCCGGCGAACTTCCGCGCTATACCTTGAAATCCAAGAGGTTCAAAGACCTCAGGGAGGTAAAAGAAAATGACTGATCCAGCAGAAAAAAGCCAATGGGCAAATCTCAACGGGATGAAGGTCCATATCGATCAGATTGAGAAACACTTGCGTGATCTCAAGGCCCTGGGGGGGGAAATGCCGGTCATAGAAAAGAATGTTCGGGCCATGATGAGTTTCATTTATGCCCTGAAGTTCGGCATTTCGGATTTAGCGGAGATGGATTAATACTACAGCAATAGTTTTTCCGTCATTCCCGAATGTCTTTATCGGGAATCCAGAATCCGGGTATTCGGTCAATGACTCCATTACCCGATAAGGAGGTTGCAGATGGGGGAGATTAAAAAAATCAGAACGGCTTGCAGGAATTGTCATGGCGGGTGCGGCGTGATCGCCACCGTTTCGGATGGCAAGGTGATCAAGGTGGAAGGGGACCCGGAATCCCCCATCAGTTACGGGACTTTATGCAGCAAGGGGCTGGCCGTCACCCAAATGGCCTATCATCCCGACAGGATCCTTCATCCCATGAAAAAGGTGAACGGCCAATGGGAACGGATCTCCTGGGACGAGGCCCTGGACACCGTTGCCACAAAATTCAAGGAAGTGATCGCTGCCCACGGGCCTGAGGCCATTGTCATCGGCCAGGGGACCGGCCGGGACTACGAAAGCCATCTCTACCGGTTTGCCAATATGCTCGGTACGCCGAACGTCCTGACTGCCGGCCACATGTGTTATGTCTCCAGGGTGGCTTCCACCCTGATTACCTGCGGCAACTTGCCTATCTGCGACTACCGGGGCGAGCCGAAACTGATCGTCATGTGGGCCTGCAATCCCCAATGGACCAACCCGGATGAGTACAAAGGGGTCGATTTCTGGAAGGCTTATAAAAAGGGGGCCAAACTCATCTGTATCGATCCCCGTAAAGGCTTTGTGGCCAAAAGGGCCCACCTCTGGCTCCAACTGCGACCGGGCACGGATGCTGCCCTGGCCATGGGTTTCCACCGGGTGATCATGGAGGAAGAATTATTCGACCGGGAGTTTACGGCCCAATATATCCACGGCTGGGAGGCCTTCCGGGAAAGGGTGATGAAGGACTATCCCCTGGAACGGGTGGAGGAGATTACCTGGGTGGACAAGGACCTCATCCGTCAGGCGGCCAGGCTGTATGCCACCACAAAACCGGCCTGCATCCATTGGGGCGTACCGACCGAACAGACCAACAACTGCACCGACTTTACCCGGACGGCCACCGGGCTCATGGCAGCCACCGGCAACCTGGACGCACCCGGGGGCAACGTCCTCTATGTCAACCCGCCGACCCGGACGGTGGCTGAATTTGCCCGGCATAAGGAACTCAGCCTGGAGCAGAGGGCCAAGAGGCTGGGAGGGGAGCAGTATAAATTAGGGGCCAGAGTGGCCTTTATAACCCCCAAGGTCGCCTGGGAATCCATATTAGAGGGGAAACCCTATCAATTAAAAGCCGGTCTTTTATGCGGGACCAATCCGGTGATCACCAGGGATGGGGCCAGGGAGGCCTATGCTGCGCTCCAGGCCCTGGATTTCCTGGTAGCCATCGATTTTTTCCTCACCCCCACGGCCGAGCTGGCCGACATCTTTCTGCCGGCCGGTACCTGGCTCGAACAGAATCACGTGGCCGATAACTGGAAAAGACACGGTTTCGTGGTGGCCCGGCAGAAGTGCGTCGAGATCGGGGAGGCCTGGCAGGACCACAAAATCTTCATGGAATTGGGCAAGAGGATGGGGCAGCAGTGGTGGGATACCGTAGAGGAGTCCCTCGATTATCTGCTCGAACCGGCCGGGGTGACCTGGGAGGAATTTAAAAAGATCGGCTGGCTCCAGGGAGAGATGGTCTACCACAAGTACAAGGAAAGGGGCTTTTCCACACCCACCCGGAAGGTGGAACTCTGGTCCACTACCCTGGAGAAGTGGGGATTCGACCCCCTGCCCAAATATGTGGAACTGCCGGAGAGTCCGGTTTCCACACCCGAACTCCTGGAACGTTACCCTTACATCCTGAATGCCGGGTTGCGGACACCGACTTTTTTCCATTCAGCCAACCGCCAGCAGCCCTGGTTGAGGGAGATCCGGCCCGACCCGATCGTCGAGATTCACCCCGAGACGGCCAGGAAACATGGGATCCAGGATGGCGACTGGGTTTATATCGAGTCGCCCCGGGGACGGGTCAAGGAGCGGGCCAAGCTTTACGACGGAATCAATCCCCAAGTGGTGGTTGCCGAACATGGCTGGTGGTACCCGGAGATCAAGGACCCGGGTCACGGCTGGGATATATCCAATATCAATATCCTGATGGACAATGCCCACAGGACCATGGATCCGGCCATGGGGGCGACCAATATAAGGAATTGTTTGTGCAGCATCGCCCGGGTGGAGGATTAAGGGTCATACCGGAAGAGGCGTCGCAAAGTCGATGAAGCCGATTGGGCAAACGAATCCCGGATAGAAATATGGCTACCTGGACGGATCCTGAAACAGACCTGGAATGGCAAATGGAATCACCCGGTGAGATGACCTGGGATGGGGCCATGGCCTATGCCGGGGAGCTTATATGGGAGGGCAGGCAGGATTGGCGCCTGCCCGGCGTTTTCGAGCTGGAGACCCTGCTGGACCGGAGCAGATATCGGCCGGTCATTCGTCCGGAGGTCCCTTTTCAGGATATACTAAGCTATTGGTCGTCAACCACCTTCGGGCCGGCTACTAAAAATGCCTGGATCGTGATGTTTGACGGCGCCTATGTGCTGAGTTATTCCAAGGGCAACATCTACCAGGTCCGTTGTGTACGCGGTCCGGATCAATAGATCACAGGAGGGTATGAGATGGGAAAAGTCTCTTTGATGTTTTTTAAAAAGGATTGCATGGGCTGTCATGCCTGTGAAGTGGCCTGCAAGCAGGAGCATGCGCTTGGGGTGGGGCCGAGACTGGTACGGGTAATCGAGAAGGGGTGCGACTTTTTCCCCATTTACTGTCACCACTGTGCCAATGCCCCCTGCAAGGAAGCCTGTCCGGCCGGGGCCATAATAAGAAATCCCCAGGGTGTTGTGCTGATCGACTCTGAACTCTGCATCGGTTGCCAGGCCTGTGTCGAAGCCTGTCCCTTCGGGGCTATGCAGTTCGAAGAAGAAAAAGGACTGGCCATGAAGTGCGATTTATGCATCGATCGGCTGTCGCAAGACGAACGGCCGGCCTGCAGCCTGGTTTGCCCGACCCGCTGTATTTCCTTTGGGGATATGCACACTTTTTCGGAAAGGGTGGCGAAAAGGGCCATGGGGGAGGCCTGATATTTCCAAAGCAGGTAATCTATTGCCCGTATCACCTGACAGGAGAATTCGATATGCGTTATGAAGCGATTATTTTTGACCTGGACGGGACCTTACTGGATACCATTGAGGACTTGACCGATTCCATGAACGAGGTGTTGGCCCGCTTCGGCTTTCCGGGCCACGGTCAGGAAGCCTATAAATATTTCGTCGGCGAGGGGGTCGAAACCCTGGTCCTGCGGGCCTTGCCGGCAGATCGGGCTGATGAGGCGACCATCAGCCAATGCGTCATCGCCATGCGGGAAGAATATGGCCGGCGTTGGGACAAGAAGACCCGGCCCTATCCGGGGGTACCGGAACTCTTAGACGCCCTCCACCAAAGAGAAATCCCCCTGGCCGTCTTGTCTAACAAAGTCCAGGACTTCACCCAGATATGTGTGGCCAAGCTGCTGCCTAACTGGTCTTTTCAGGTGGTCTTGGGGGCCCGGCCCATGGTCCCCAAAAAGCCGGACCCCACGGCAGCCCTGGAAATAGCCCAAATCATGGGCCTTAATCAGGACCAATTTCTATATCTTGGAGATACCGCTACGGACATGAAGACCGCCGTGGCGGCCGGCATGTTTCCTTTAGGGGCCTTATGGGGCTTTCGCACCGCCCAGGAACTTACGGCCAACGGGGCCAAGGCCCTGCTCGAAAAGCCGTTGGATCTCCTGCAATACCTGTAATCAAAGGTTCAGGGCTCAGGGTTCAGGGCTCAGGGCTCAGGGGTCAAGGCTCAGGGTTCAGGGGTCAGGGGGCAAGTTTAATAAAAATTTTTTGCCCCCGAGCATTGATTTTTGTTGCTTTGAGCTCTTTACTCCGAACTCCGAACTGTCTTTTCGCCTCACGCCTCATGCCTCAGGCCTATCAGGCCTCGGCACCGCCACAAAGGGAAATAATCTCCCCGGTCAAATAAGCGGATCTTGAAGAGGCCAGGAAATCCACCATCTGAACCACGTCTTCGATTTTAGCGATCCGCCCCTGGGGAACCCCTTTCAGTATTTCCTTCAGGATGGAGTCATCCGTCCAAAAAGGTTTGGAGAAATCAGTCTCCACCACACCGGGGGCCACGGCATTGACCCTTATTCCATAAGAAGCCAGTTCTCTGGCCAACACCCTGGTCAGCATCTCCATCCCGGCCTTGGCTATCCCGTAAATCCCCATACCCGGGGCGGCCCGATGGGCGGCCGTAGAGCTGATATTGATGATGGACCCCCCTTTTTCTTTCATCAGGGGGAAGGCCTGGCGGGAACACATAAAAGCGGACTTCAGGTTTCCATCCAGGATTTTATCCCAGAGGGTCACCTCGGCCTCCACCGTAGAAGGGGTGAAGATATTCATCCCCACATTATTAACCAGAAGGTCCAGGCCGCCGAATTCCGAACGGATATTAATAAACAATTCCGTCACCTCTTCGGCTTTCCCGACGTTGGCCTGAAAGGTTAAGAGATTTCCCATTTCCTCTTTAGCCTTTTGCAAGTTGACTTCTTTCCGGCCGCAGATGGCCACCCAGGCGCCCTGGCCCACAAAATACCGGGCAATTCCCAGCCCGATACCCCGCGAACCTCCGGTTACCAATACCCGTTTGTTTTCAAATTCACTCATACTTTCCTCCGTTATTTCTTCTGAAAAATTTCCAGGTAACAATAAGGTGAAACCCATTTTGAAAGTCCCATCGGGTTGAAAGGTATCGTATCTCAGGCGGCCGCTTTCTTCAAGGAGAAATGTAAACCCTATCCGGTCTGTCAGCTTTTTGTCAGGATGCGGAGGAAACATCAAAAACATGCCGGATGTCATCAAAGTTGGTTAAGGTTCTCCCGGACCCTTTCCGGAATTCCGATTAAAAGAACCTGTTCCTTTTGGACCACCAAACCCGACCGACTTTTCTTTAACCTATCCGTTCAGCTTTCTTGACTAATTTGATGTAAAAATCCGGATGGAAAATAGAAAATTTCCCTCTCCCCCGGGATGGAGGAAAAGGGGTTACCGGACAAGCTGTTTTTAATGGCATACTCCTTGCTTTAATACAAAAATAACGTTCAGCGTTCGGCGTTCGGCGTTCGGCGAAACCCATTTTCATGCTTCGTGGTGCCTCCATGAGGTATGAAGGTTTAATATAAAGGTAACACTTTAAGATGCCGTTGAGCCCCTGGTCATCCGGCCAAGGGTTTGACCGGCCCGGGAGGAACCACATGGAAACAAACAGCCCAAGGACCCTGGGATTTCACCTGCAGCAGGTCAAGGAAGGAAAAAGGCGGTATGAAAATGCCTTTCAGACCGTGGCCCGGATGATCCTGGAAAACAATGAATTGATCGAAAAGGTCGTGGTCAATGGGAAAAGCACCTACAACTTTAAAATCTTTCGCCTGGGCAATAAGCACGTCATTGGCATGTATGATGAGATCAATAGTTTTGTTTCTTGTATCAAGGACGCGGCCGAAGGGGGTTCATCCCGGGAAATGGCCTTTGTCCTGGTGGGGGAGCCGGGCAATGGGAAGACCTTTTTGGTCGATACCCTCTGCAGTCTTTATCGGAATTTCTTGGCCCAGGAAGAAAACCGCCGTTATACCTTCAACTTCAAGAATCTGGAAAAACTGGGCACCTATGGTCGAATAACCCAGATCCAGTCCCAGACCTTTGAAGATCCCATGATCCTGGCCATGAATCTCTTCCCGTCCCGAAAAGAGAACATGACCTATCTGACCCGGGAGGCTGGATTTTCCGACCAGGAAGTGGAAAGCCTCTTTGAAACCTTCAGACCCTTGGGTGCCTGCAGCGACTACATCATGAACGATATCCGGAATGCCTTAAATGGCAACATCGAAGAACTTAAGGATTTTTTTGAAGTCGTCCCGGTCCCCTTAAGCGAAAGCCTGGGGACGATCACCGGGAAATATTCGGCCAAGGACAAGATCACTTCTTCGGCCGTAGACCTTTTAGGGGAAGAATCGATCCAAAGACTCCTTCATTTAACCGATCCGAATAACCCTTATCGTTTCGACCTTCGGAGGGGGGCCCTGGCCCGGGTAGCCGGAGGGGGTATCCATTTCAGCGATGAGATCTTCAAAAACAA contains:
- a CDS encoding HAD family hydrolase, with the translated sequence MRYEAIIFDLDGTLLDTIEDLTDSMNEVLARFGFPGHGQEAYKYFVGEGVETLVLRALPADRADEATISQCVIAMREEYGRRWDKKTRPYPGVPELLDALHQREIPLAVLSNKVQDFTQICVAKLLPNWSFQVVLGARPMVPKKPDPTAALEIAQIMGLNQDQFLYLGDTATDMKTAVAAGMFPLGALWGFRTAQELTANGAKALLEKPLDLLQYL
- a CDS encoding DUF1566 domain-containing protein translates to MATWTDPETDLEWQMESPGEMTWDGAMAYAGELIWEGRQDWRLPGVFELETLLDRSRYRPVIRPEVPFQDILSYWSSTTFGPATKNAWIVMFDGAYVLSYSKGNIYQVRCVRGPDQ
- a CDS encoding 4Fe-4S binding protein, coding for MGKVSLMFFKKDCMGCHACEVACKQEHALGVGPRLVRVIEKGCDFFPIYCHHCANAPCKEACPAGAIIRNPQGVVLIDSELCIGCQACVEACPFGAMQFEEEKGLAMKCDLCIDRLSQDERPACSLVCPTRCISFGDMHTFSERVAKRAMGEA
- a CDS encoding molybdopterin-dependent oxidoreductase; the protein is MGEIKKIRTACRNCHGGCGVIATVSDGKVIKVEGDPESPISYGTLCSKGLAVTQMAYHPDRILHPMKKVNGQWERISWDEALDTVATKFKEVIAAHGPEAIVIGQGTGRDYESHLYRFANMLGTPNVLTAGHMCYVSRVASTLITCGNLPICDYRGEPKLIVMWACNPQWTNPDEYKGVDFWKAYKKGAKLICIDPRKGFVAKRAHLWLQLRPGTDAALAMGFHRVIMEEELFDREFTAQYIHGWEAFRERVMKDYPLERVEEITWVDKDLIRQAARLYATTKPACIHWGVPTEQTNNCTDFTRTATGLMAATGNLDAPGGNVLYVNPPTRTVAEFARHKELSLEQRAKRLGGEQYKLGARVAFITPKVAWESILEGKPYQLKAGLLCGTNPVITRDGAREAYAALQALDFLVAIDFFLTPTAELADIFLPAGTWLEQNHVADNWKRHGFVVARQKCVEIGEAWQDHKIFMELGKRMGQQWWDTVEESLDYLLEPAGVTWEEFKKIGWLQGEMVYHKYKERGFSTPTRKVELWSTTLEKWGFDPLPKYVELPESPVSTPELLERYPYILNAGLRTPTFFHSANRQQPWLREIRPDPIVEIHPETARKHGIQDGDWVYIESPRGRVKERAKLYDGINPQVVVAEHGWWYPEIKDPGHGWDISNINILMDNAHRTMDPAMGATNIRNCLCSIARVED
- a CDS encoding SDR family oxidoreductase, yielding MSEFENKRVLVTGGSRGIGLGIARYFVGQGAWVAICGRKEVNLQKAKEEMGNLLTFQANVGKAEEVTELFINIRSEFGGLDLLVNNVGMNIFTPSTVEAEVTLWDKILDGNLKSAFMCSRQAFPLMKEKGGSIINISSTAAHRAAPGMGIYGIAKAGMEMLTRVLARELASYGIRVNAVAPGVVETDFSKPFWTDDSILKEILKGVPQGRIAKIEDVVQMVDFLASSRSAYLTGEIISLCGGAEA